A region of Thermococcus piezophilus DNA encodes the following proteins:
- a CDS encoding cyclic nucleotide-binding/CBS domain-containing protein, which yields MASRIAVGQVVRRKAVIVKPSDTVHKVARILSKNKVGSAVVIEDDKIVGIITDRDILDKVVARGRDPKDVKVEEVMTRNPVTIEDDYEVQDAIDKMMDKGIRRLLVTRFGKPIGFVTAADLLAALNTYATEAEEAAEEEPEPETDVYGICELCGQYRLLYRVHIEGGEKWVCESCKDSLRL from the coding sequence ATGGCATCGAGAATCGCTGTGGGACAAGTAGTTAGAAGGAAAGCAGTCATCGTCAAGCCGAGCGACACGGTTCACAAGGTCGCGCGGATTCTTTCCAAAAACAAGGTCGGGAGTGCCGTTGTAATTGAGGACGATAAGATTGTTGGTATAATAACCGACAGGGACATACTCGACAAGGTCGTGGCAAGAGGTAGGGATCCCAAGGACGTTAAAGTCGAAGAGGTAATGACCAGGAACCCCGTAACGATCGAGGATGACTACGAGGTGCAGGATGCTATTGACAAGATGATGGACAAGGGTATAAGGAGGCTCCTCGTTACCCGCTTTGGAAAGCCGATAGGGTTCGTAACTGCTGCGGACCTTCTCGCAGCGCTCAATACCTATGCCACCGAAGCTGAGGAGGCGGCTGAAGAGGAGCCCGAGCCGGAGACAGACGTCTATGGAATCTGCGAGCTCTGCGGTCAGTACCGTTTGCTCTACAGGGTCCACATCGAGGGCGGCGAAAAGTGGGTATGCGAGAGCTGCAAGGACTCACTTAGGCTCTAA
- the albA gene encoding DNA-binding protein Alba, whose protein sequence is MAEEHVVYIGKKPVMNYVLAVITQFNEGAKEVSVKARGRAISRAVDVAEIVRNRFLPEVRVKEIRIGTEELPTADGRTANTSTIEIVLEKP, encoded by the coding sequence ATGGCAGAGGAGCATGTCGTCTACATCGGAAAGAAGCCGGTTATGAACTACGTCCTGGCCGTCATAACCCAGTTCAATGAGGGTGCTAAGGAAGTTAGCGTCAAGGCTAGGGGAAGGGCCATCAGCAGGGCTGTCGACGTCGCCGAGATCGTCAGGAACAGGTTCCTTCCAGAGGTCAGGGTCAAGGAGATCAGGATCGGCACCGAGGAGCTTCCGACCGCTGACGGTAGGACTGCTAACACCTCGACCATCGAGATCGTTCTCGAGAAGCCGTGA